In one window of Nesterenkonia sandarakina DNA:
- a CDS encoding ABC transporter ATP-binding protein: MSRRSEAKSSRTLHRQGLRRTLGMVLPHLGEHKMLITLGLLALLGDVAFRVLEPWPVKFAVDAVTEALGAQIDETIDSSHNVEGMLTFWAFSLALIVGGRAFCSYASTIAFAKTGVKVAARLRTRVFDHIQALSLRYHSRASIGDTSQRLVGDMGRLQEVAVTAGLPMVGNLLTLLTLLIVVLILNPLLAIIVLLTGSGYLLFSHVLSPKITAASRSTRKGEGQLVGDAAEALGAIRVVQSYGLEETVASGFAAGNAKALKAGIKARKLAARLERSTDLLVGISTAVVLGLGGWQVLQGTMTPGDMVLFLMYLKIAMKPLRDMAKYTGRIARATASGERIADLLDEEIEIRDPDRPLPLSRASGELTFWNVSSCDHRGAPLFEKLNLSIPPGQRVGLLGPSGAGKSTLAGYLLRLADPDSGSVLVDGCSARNVTRADLRRNIAVLLQESVLFSTSVRENIRYGRQDASDAEVEQAARRAGAHDFIMALPEGYETELGNRGDTLSGGQRQRVAIARALVRDAPIVLLDEPTTGLDPASRGVVENSIRELTRGRTTVAITHDLSMIQGLDRVLWLQEGRILEDGSPEELLADPHSQLARWAATQRGAAESGGEGRLGSAAPAATPASASAPAPAPAPAPAPRESEQTEWVSR, from the coding sequence ATGAGTCGACGCTCCGAGGCCAAGTCCTCGCGCACCCTGCACCGCCAGGGACTGCGCCGCACCCTTGGCATGGTGCTGCCCCACCTGGGCGAGCACAAGATGCTCATCACCCTCGGGCTGCTGGCCCTGCTCGGCGACGTCGCCTTCCGGGTGCTGGAGCCGTGGCCGGTGAAGTTCGCGGTGGACGCCGTCACCGAGGCGCTGGGGGCGCAGATCGACGAGACCATCGACTCCAGCCACAACGTCGAGGGAATGCTCACCTTCTGGGCCTTTTCTCTGGCGCTGATCGTGGGCGGACGCGCCTTCTGCAGCTACGCCTCCACGATCGCGTTCGCGAAGACCGGCGTGAAGGTCGCGGCACGGCTGCGGACCCGGGTCTTCGACCATATCCAGGCGCTCTCGCTGCGCTATCACTCCCGGGCCTCCATCGGTGACACCTCGCAGCGACTGGTCGGGGACATGGGACGGCTTCAGGAGGTCGCAGTCACCGCCGGGCTGCCGATGGTCGGGAACCTGCTGACGCTGCTCACGCTGCTGATCGTGGTGCTGATCCTCAACCCGCTTCTGGCGATCATCGTGCTGCTCACCGGCTCCGGATACCTGCTCTTCAGCCATGTGTTGAGTCCCAAGATCACCGCCGCCTCGCGCTCGACCCGCAAGGGTGAAGGCCAACTCGTCGGCGACGCGGCCGAGGCACTGGGCGCGATCCGGGTGGTGCAGTCCTACGGCCTGGAGGAGACCGTGGCCTCAGGCTTCGCCGCAGGAAACGCCAAGGCGCTCAAGGCCGGCATCAAGGCCCGCAAGCTGGCGGCCCGGCTTGAACGCTCCACCGACCTTCTGGTCGGGATCAGCACCGCCGTCGTCCTGGGGCTCGGTGGATGGCAGGTCCTGCAGGGGACCATGACGCCCGGAGACATGGTGCTGTTCCTGATGTACCTGAAGATCGCGATGAAGCCGCTGCGGGATATGGCGAAGTACACCGGCCGGATCGCTCGCGCCACCGCCTCCGGGGAACGCATCGCCGATCTGCTCGACGAGGAGATCGAGATTCGTGACCCGGACCGCCCACTGCCCCTGTCTCGCGCCTCCGGAGAGCTCACCTTCTGGAACGTCAGCTCCTGTGACCACCGTGGAGCACCGCTGTTCGAGAAGCTGAACCTGTCCATCCCACCGGGTCAGCGAGTGGGTCTGCTGGGGCCCTCCGGCGCAGGGAAGTCCACCCTGGCCGGGTACCTGCTGCGGCTCGCCGATCCGGACTCCGGCTCGGTGCTGGTCGACGGATGCTCCGCACGCAACGTCACCCGAGCAGATCTCCGGCGCAACATCGCGGTCCTGCTCCAGGAATCGGTGCTCTTCAGCACCTCGGTCCGGGAGAACATCAGATACGGACGGCAGGACGCCTCCGACGCCGAGGTGGAGCAGGCCGCCCGGCGGGCCGGTGCCCACGACTTCATCATGGCCCTGCCAGAGGGGTATGAGACCGAGCTGGGCAACCGCGGTGACACGCTCTCCGGCGGTCAGCGCCAGCGCGTGGCGATCGCCCGGGCCCTGGTCCGCGACGCTCCGATCGTGCTGCTCGATGAACCCACCACGGGGCTGGACCCGGCCTCCCGCGGGGTCGTGGAGAACTCCATCCGAGAACTGACCCGCGGACGCACCACGGTGGCCATCACGCACGACCTCAGCATGATCCAGGGATTGGACCGAGTGCTGTGGCTGCAGGAGGGGCGCATCCTGGAGGACGGCAGCCCGGAGGAGCTGCTGGCAGATCCGCATTCGCAGCTGGCCCGGTGGGCAGCCACCCAGCGAGGTGCTGCAGAATCCGGCGGAGAAGGTCGGCTGGGCTCGGCAGCACCCGCAGCCACACCGGCATCGGCATCGGCACCGGCACCGGCACCCGCACCGGCACCGGCACCGAGGGAATCCGAGCAGACCGAGTGGGTGAGTCGATGA
- a CDS encoding glycosyltransferase family 4 protein, protein MRIGYLLADPGIGIFGSKGASVHAQEMIRAFRALGHEVTVFCTKRGDKHDDPTSASVPSDLADLPVFVVPVSGAKTAAAREAAVARASARMAELAAEGDFDLLYERYSLFSTAGATARRRGVAPLVIEVNSPLLSEQRLHRSLHDEPTAARATRESFSRADLLSCVSAPVAEWALELLGTDTTAGDRSPRVRVTPNGVDPARFTPGPRASRNRVIIGFLGTLKPWHGTDLLLRAFARVLQTQPGSGPQPGLRIIGGGPEQEHLESLATELGIGERVEFTGPVSPAQVPQLLADLDIATAPYPAPAAQAGHYFSPLKVYEYLAAGIPVVASALGELPALLHGRPSTAERTGIPGGTRAEEEVPAAGVTVTPGDSEALARALTRLIQDPALRADLGAAGRRRVEAEHSWVQRAQSVLAAVPAREVSSR, encoded by the coding sequence ATGAGGATCGGCTACCTGCTCGCGGATCCAGGCATCGGCATCTTCGGCTCCAAGGGCGCGAGCGTGCACGCCCAGGAGATGATCCGGGCGTTCCGAGCCCTGGGGCACGAGGTCACCGTGTTCTGCACCAAACGTGGGGACAAGCACGATGACCCGACGTCGGCCTCGGTTCCTTCAGACCTCGCCGACCTGCCGGTCTTCGTGGTGCCGGTCTCCGGAGCCAAGACAGCGGCGGCCCGAGAAGCCGCGGTGGCGCGCGCCAGCGCCAGGATGGCCGAGCTGGCCGCCGAGGGAGACTTCGATCTCCTCTATGAGCGGTATTCGCTGTTCTCCACCGCTGGTGCCACAGCCCGACGGCGCGGCGTCGCCCCACTGGTGATCGAGGTCAACTCCCCGCTGCTGAGCGAGCAGAGGCTGCACCGCAGCCTCCACGATGAGCCCACCGCCGCACGCGCCACTCGGGAGTCCTTCTCCCGAGCCGACCTGCTCTCCTGCGTGTCTGCCCCGGTGGCCGAATGGGCACTCGAGCTCCTGGGTACCGACACCACCGCTGGTGACCGGTCGCCCCGGGTGCGGGTCACCCCCAATGGGGTCGACCCGGCACGGTTCACCCCAGGACCTCGTGCCTCGCGGAACCGCGTGATCATCGGCTTCCTCGGCACGCTGAAGCCCTGGCACGGCACCGACCTGCTGCTGCGTGCCTTCGCCCGCGTCCTTCAGACGCAGCCCGGTTCAGGACCGCAGCCCGGACTGCGCATCATCGGCGGCGGCCCCGAGCAGGAGCATCTGGAATCCCTCGCCACAGAGCTCGGCATCGGTGAACGAGTGGAGTTCACCGGGCCGGTCTCACCGGCGCAGGTGCCCCAGCTGCTGGCCGACCTGGACATCGCGACGGCGCCCTATCCGGCTCCCGCGGCCCAGGCCGGACACTATTTCTCCCCCTTGAAGGTCTACGAGTATCTCGCCGCAGGGATCCCCGTGGTGGCCTCGGCGCTGGGTGAGCTTCCAGCGCTGCTGCACGGCCGCCCGTCGACCGCAGAGCGGACCGGGATCCCAGGTGGCACCCGGGCCGAGGAGGAAGTACCCGCGGCCGGGGTGACGGTGACCCCTGGGGATTCCGAAGCGCTGGCCCGGGCACTCACCCGACTCATCCAGGACCCAGCCCTTCGGGCGGACCTGGGAGCAGCCGGTCGCAGACGCGTGGAGGCTGAGCACAGCTGGGTGCAGCGTGCACAGAGTGTGCTCGCGGCCGTTCCAGCCCGGGAGGTGAGCTCACGATGA
- a CDS encoding glycosyltransferase, producing the protein MPRIPTPDGSAAPPRQVIGYVLKMYPRFSETFIVSEILAREAAGEEIVIFSLRPSTDARFHPELARVKAPVIHVPRGSTSAKLWAQLGLAAASPSLREGMQRSLPELLAAGHDDAQQAVALAHAAQQAGVTHLHAHFASIATTVARLAGQIGGLPYSFTAHAKDIFHEDVDEQELESKLAQAHHAITISGYNLDHLRSRFPAATTRLHLVRNGLELSRFPYAPTRGTLPAADSADPQGPVRLLGIGRLVEKKGFRLLIDAVSRLRAQGLEVQADIAGDGPLKDELQHQIDDAGLQGWVRLLGPCTQQEVRELLGSHDVFVAPFVIGSDGNADGLPTVLLEAMARGIRCVAAEVTAVGEVVRSGETGWLVPSGDLDALTQAVAEAAAEAVAADPARVSVLDAARAMIEHSFDSALQARRLQALIQDPHAPASQDRFAKVQVSA; encoded by the coding sequence ATGCCGAGGATCCCGACGCCAGACGGGTCTGCGGCACCGCCGAGGCAGGTCATCGGATACGTGCTGAAGATGTATCCCCGATTCTCCGAGACCTTCATCGTCTCGGAGATCCTGGCGCGCGAGGCGGCAGGCGAGGAGATCGTGATCTTCTCGCTGCGCCCGAGCACCGATGCCCGGTTCCACCCGGAGCTGGCGCGGGTCAAGGCCCCTGTGATCCACGTGCCGCGCGGCTCCACCTCCGCGAAGCTCTGGGCGCAGCTCGGGCTCGCCGCGGCGTCCCCATCACTGCGGGAGGGCATGCAGCGCAGTCTCCCGGAGCTGCTCGCGGCCGGTCACGACGATGCGCAGCAGGCCGTGGCGCTGGCCCACGCGGCACAGCAGGCCGGGGTGACCCACCTGCATGCGCACTTCGCCTCGATCGCCACCACGGTGGCGCGGCTGGCCGGGCAGATCGGCGGTCTGCCCTACTCCTTCACCGCGCACGCCAAGGACATCTTCCATGAAGACGTCGATGAGCAGGAGCTGGAGTCGAAGCTGGCACAGGCGCATCACGCGATCACGATCTCCGGCTATAACCTCGATCATCTGCGCTCCCGCTTCCCCGCCGCGACCACCCGGCTGCACCTGGTGCGCAATGGGCTGGAACTCTCCCGCTTCCCGTACGCCCCGACGCGCGGGACGCTCCCGGCAGCAGACTCCGCCGATCCGCAGGGTCCGGTCCGGCTGCTCGGGATCGGTCGGCTGGTCGAGAAGAAGGGATTCAGGCTGCTCATCGACGCGGTCTCCCGGCTGCGGGCACAGGGCCTTGAGGTCCAGGCTGACATCGCCGGGGACGGCCCCCTGAAGGATGAGCTCCAGCACCAGATCGACGACGCCGGCCTGCAGGGCTGGGTGCGGCTGCTGGGGCCCTGCACCCAGCAGGAGGTGAGAGAGCTGCTGGGCTCCCACGACGTCTTCGTGGCTCCCTTCGTCATCGGGTCCGACGGCAACGCCGACGGGCTGCCCACTGTGCTGCTGGAGGCCATGGCGCGCGGCATCCGCTGCGTGGCTGCCGAGGTGACCGCCGTGGGCGAGGTCGTGCGCAGCGGTGAGACCGGATGGCTGGTGCCCTCGGGTGACCTCGACGCGCTCACGCAGGCGGTGGCCGAGGCGGCGGCCGAGGCCGTCGCAGCTGACCCGGCGAGGGTCAGCGTGCTTGACGCGGCACGCGCCATGATCGAGCACAGCTTCGACTCAGCTCTTCAGGCTCGTCGCCTGCAGGCGCTGATCCAGGATCCGCACGCCCCGGCGTCGCAGGACCGGTTCGCGAAAGTGCAGGTCTCGGCATGA
- a CDS encoding glycosyltransferase family protein, producing the protein MSITAVLYSHDSVGLGHARRNRALAHALAADLPRLTGQPVRGLLIAGHPDATADSLPEGWDWLVLPGFTSTPQGYASRSLDVSNERLSALRSSTAAAAIKAMDPDLFIADRHPFGVGGELLDSLRWLHSQGTRCVLGMREVLDTPAAARKEWDRIGGASAAAAFYHAVWVYGDPSVYNPISSGEIPAPLATRTRFTGYLSHGRPTDELTDASVRAPKPYVLSMVGGGSDGGRLALAAARAQVPAGHRHIILTGPQMPPADHDRVQRAAAASPDSGSVQVTRLAPHVPQLVREAAAVVSMAGYNSTAEIMATTTPALLVPRATRRAEQPRRARALAAVGAVDTLPAEELTAQALSRWLADAVTRRCDRSAVDLDGLARIGGLAAAELGLGPAARRCARAGSPAERPDPVRGPEWASSQDHVLTAAPPYPSPAHAAARCAATPLSPSAAETRFDSHVR; encoded by the coding sequence ATGAGCATCACAGCCGTTCTCTACTCCCACGACTCGGTCGGCCTGGGCCACGCCCGCCGCAACCGGGCCCTGGCCCACGCCCTCGCGGCTGATCTGCCGCGACTGACCGGCCAGCCGGTGCGCGGACTGCTGATCGCCGGACACCCCGATGCGACCGCCGACTCGCTGCCGGAGGGCTGGGACTGGCTGGTGCTCCCCGGGTTCACCAGCACTCCGCAGGGCTACGCGTCGCGGAGCCTGGATGTGAGCAACGAACGGCTCTCGGCGCTGCGCAGCTCCACCGCCGCCGCCGCGATCAAGGCGATGGACCCGGATCTCTTCATCGCCGACCGACACCCGTTCGGGGTGGGCGGTGAGCTGCTGGACTCCCTGCGCTGGCTGCACTCCCAGGGCACTCGCTGCGTGCTGGGCATGCGTGAGGTGCTGGACACCCCCGCCGCCGCCCGCAAGGAATGGGACCGGATCGGCGGGGCCTCGGCCGCCGCTGCGTTCTACCACGCGGTGTGGGTCTACGGAGACCCCTCGGTCTACAACCCGATCAGCAGCGGCGAGATCCCGGCGCCGCTGGCCACACGGACCAGGTTCACCGGCTATCTCAGCCACGGCCGCCCGACCGATGAGCTCACCGACGCCAGCGTCCGGGCACCGAAGCCCTACGTGCTCTCCATGGTCGGCGGCGGCTCCGACGGCGGCCGGCTGGCCCTGGCGGCCGCCCGGGCGCAGGTCCCGGCCGGTCACCGACACATCATCCTCACCGGACCGCAGATGCCGCCGGCAGACCATGACCGGGTGCAGCGCGCCGCGGCCGCCTCGCCCGACTCCGGCAGCGTCCAGGTCACTCGTCTGGCGCCGCATGTGCCACAGCTCGTCCGCGAGGCGGCCGCCGTCGTGTCCATGGCCGGGTACAACTCCACGGCCGAGATCATGGCCACCACCACGCCGGCCCTGCTGGTGCCCCGTGCCACCCGTCGCGCCGAACAGCCGCGCCGGGCTCGAGCGCTGGCCGCTGTGGGCGCCGTGGACACCCTCCCAGCCGAAGAGCTCACCGCGCAGGCCTTGAGCCGCTGGCTCGCCGACGCCGTGACCCGGCGCTGCGACCGCAGCGCGGTGGACCTCGACGGGCTGGCCAGGATCGGTGGCCTCGCCGCCGCGGAGCTCGGGCTGGGTCCCGCCGCTCGGAGGTGCGCGAGAGCCGGCTCCCCCGCCGAACGTCCTGATCCGGTGCGCGGCCCCGAATGGGCGTCCAGCCAGGACCACGTCCTCACGGCCGCCCCACCATATCCGAGCCCAGCACACGCCGCGGCGCGCTGCGCCGCCACTCCCCTCTCACCATCAGCCGCCGAAACGAGGTTTGATTCCCATGTCCGCTGA
- a CDS encoding DUF1844 domain-containing protein yields the protein MHSEQNNHAEESDLAQAVNQRSRDISEVPAVELINTVAVHLMSAAAVKTGLADDPKADELKDLDEARKLITALAGLITAAAPEVGSTHAAPLRDGLRSLQLAFREESSVPDAPGKGPGEKWTGPVN from the coding sequence ATGCACAGTGAGCAGAATAACCACGCCGAGGAATCCGATCTCGCCCAGGCGGTCAACCAGCGGTCCCGCGACATCTCCGAGGTGCCGGCCGTGGAGCTGATCAACACCGTCGCCGTGCATCTGATGAGCGCCGCCGCGGTGAAGACCGGTCTCGCCGATGACCCCAAGGCCGATGAGCTCAAGGACCTCGACGAGGCCCGCAAATTGATCACCGCGCTGGCCGGGCTGATCACCGCCGCCGCCCCCGAGGTCGGCTCCACCCACGCGGCGCCGCTGCGTGATGGGCTGCGCTCGCTCCAGCTCGCCTTCCGCGAGGAGTCCAGCGTCCCGGATGCACCCGGCAAGGGACCCGGCGAGAAGTGGACCGGCCCGGTCAACTGA
- the infC gene encoding translation initiation factor IF-3 — MRVPEVRLVGPQGEQVGVVRIEDALRLATESDLDLVEVAPQAKPPVCKLMDFGKYKYEAAVKARESRKNQSTTVLKEVRFRLKIDDHDYNTKVGHARRFLEAGDKVKAMIQFRGREQQRPEMGVRLLQRFSQDVADLGAVESSPRQDGRHMVMVVGPLKTKAEAKAAAKNQAKNQEPAEAEAEAEAPKVKNDRRARKNAERLPTEKKDATPLSNSMADYLPDELKNL; from the coding sequence ATCCGCGTACCAGAAGTCCGCCTCGTCGGCCCCCAGGGGGAACAGGTGGGAGTCGTGCGCATCGAAGACGCGCTGCGTCTCGCCACGGAGTCCGATCTGGATCTGGTTGAGGTTGCGCCCCAGGCCAAACCTCCTGTCTGCAAGCTGATGGATTTCGGCAAGTACAAGTACGAAGCCGCGGTCAAGGCTCGGGAATCCCGGAAGAACCAGAGCACCACGGTGCTCAAAGAGGTGCGCTTCCGGTTGAAGATCGATGACCACGACTACAACACCAAGGTCGGTCACGCCCGCCGCTTCCTCGAGGCCGGTGACAAGGTCAAGGCCATGATCCAGTTCCGTGGTCGCGAGCAGCAGCGCCCCGAGATGGGGGTCCGGCTTCTTCAGCGCTTCTCCCAGGACGTCGCCGATCTCGGTGCCGTGGAGTCCTCCCCGCGCCAGGACGGCCGCCATATGGTGATGGTCGTCGGACCGCTGAAGACCAAGGCCGAGGCCAAGGCTGCAGCGAAGAACCAGGCCAAGAACCAGGAGCCGGCTGAGGCCGAGGCTGAAGCCGAGGCGCCCAAGGTCAAGAACGATCGCCGAGCGCGGAAGAACGCAGAGCGACTGCCCACGGAGAAGAAGGACGCGACACCGTTGTCGAACTCCATGGCCGATTATCTCCCGGATGAGCTGAAGAACCTCTAG
- the rpmI gene encoding 50S ribosomal protein L35 has translation MPKMKTHSGAKKRFKLTGSGKLKRQQANRRHYLEHKSSRLTRRLAGDRLVTKADEKRIKRMLGI, from the coding sequence ATGCCGAAGATGAAGACCCACAGCGGGGCCAAGAAGCGCTTCAAGCTGACCGGTTCCGGCAAGCTCAAGCGCCAGCAGGCCAACCGTCGCCACTACCTGGAGCACAAGTCTTCACGCCTGACGCGCCGTCTGGCCGGTGACCGCCTGGTCACCAAGGCTGACGAGAAGCGCATCAAGCGGATGCTGGGCATCTGA
- the rplT gene encoding 50S ribosomal protein L20 — MARVKRAVNGHKKRRKVLDRASGYRGQRSRLYRKAKEQLLHSYVYNYQHRKKRKGDFRRLWIQRINAAARSHGMTYNRFIQGLKAAGVEVDRRMLAELAVYDANSFGVLVETARKALPQDVNAARV; from the coding sequence GTGGCACGTGTAAAGAGGGCCGTCAACGGCCATAAGAAGCGCCGCAAGGTCCTGGACAGGGCCTCCGGCTACCGCGGACAGCGCTCGCGCCTCTACCGCAAGGCGAAAGAGCAGCTGCTGCACTCGTACGTCTACAACTACCAGCACCGCAAGAAGCGCAAGGGCGACTTCCGGCGGCTGTGGATCCAGCGCATCAACGCCGCTGCCCGCTCGCACGGAATGACCTACAACCGCTTCATCCAGGGCCTGAAGGCCGCTGGGGTCGAGGTTGACCGCCGCATGCTCGCCGAGCTGGCGGTCTATGACGCGAACTCCTTCGGCGTCCTCGTCGAGACCGCCCGCAAGGCGCTCCCGCAGGATGTCAACGCCGCTCGAGTCTGA
- a CDS encoding TrmH family RNA methyltransferase, with amino-acid sequence MSQHSDPELVDNPRSDRVRRVAALAGRSARQKQGLFLAEGPQPVREALTIWLRQWEQEQGPQPFPELDALYFDPAALQRHPDVLALLDRMRGVLFNPEAKLPGKARVFLREATGEALRAMGDAETSQGMLAVCRIPDAAAQREALDAQLQKIAEGTGQVAAMLRLQDPGNAGTIIRTADAAGAGAVVLSPGTVDPWSPKVVRSAAGSHFHLPIFTGVEASDLSEAARTHGFQVLAADGRGEKQLGELATPASRTLWLFGHEAHGLTHAERELADHRVAIPLFGAAESLNVATAATVCMYTTAMAQHSPAA; translated from the coding sequence ATGTCTCAGCACAGCGACCCCGAGCTGGTCGACAACCCGCGCTCTGACCGCGTCCGCCGCGTGGCAGCCCTCGCCGGACGTTCCGCACGGCAGAAGCAGGGGCTCTTCCTCGCCGAGGGGCCTCAGCCGGTGCGCGAAGCCCTTACCATCTGGCTGCGTCAGTGGGAGCAGGAACAGGGACCGCAGCCGTTCCCCGAGCTGGACGCGCTCTACTTCGACCCCGCGGCGCTTCAGCGGCACCCCGACGTGCTCGCCCTGCTGGACCGGATGCGCGGCGTGCTCTTCAACCCCGAGGCCAAGCTGCCGGGGAAGGCCCGGGTGTTCCTGCGCGAGGCCACCGGCGAGGCGCTGCGCGCCATGGGCGACGCCGAGACCTCCCAGGGCATGCTCGCGGTCTGCCGGATCCCCGACGCCGCCGCCCAGCGTGAGGCGCTGGATGCACAGCTGCAGAAGATCGCGGAGGGAACCGGGCAGGTGGCCGCGATGCTGCGACTTCAGGACCCCGGCAACGCCGGCACGATCATTAGGACTGCGGACGCAGCCGGGGCCGGCGCCGTCGTGCTCTCCCCGGGGACCGTGGACCCCTGGAGCCCCAAGGTGGTCCGCTCGGCAGCCGGTTCGCACTTCCACCTGCCGATCTTCACCGGCGTCGAGGCCTCAGACCTGAGCGAGGCCGCGCGCACCCACGGCTTCCAGGTGCTCGCCGCCGATGGACGCGGCGAGAAGCAGCTTGGTGAGCTGGCCACCCCTGCGAGCCGCACGCTGTGGCTCTTCGGACACGAAGCTCACGGGCTGACCCACGCCGAGCGTGAACTGGCCGACCATCGTGTGGCGATCCCGCTCTTCGGAGCCGCCGAGTCGTTGAACGTCGCCACCGCGGCCACGGTCTGCATGTACACCACAGCGATGGCTCAGCACTCACCGGCGGCATGA
- a CDS encoding RNHCP domain-containing protein — protein sequence MSRQAENTGFDCLHCGKSIPAQRGGSYRNHCPHCLYSRHVDITPGDRAANCGAEMAPVGVDHSGKKGFLLLHRCTRCGQVDRNRLAPDDDMDRVIELQRPQ from the coding sequence ATGAGCAGGCAGGCCGAGAACACCGGCTTCGACTGTCTGCACTGCGGCAAGTCGATCCCGGCCCAGCGCGGGGGCAGCTACCGCAACCACTGCCCGCACTGCCTGTACTCCCGGCATGTTGACATCACGCCAGGCGATCGCGCCGCGAACTGCGGCGCCGAGATGGCTCCCGTGGGGGTCGATCACAGTGGAAAGAAGGGCTTCCTGCTGCTGCACCGCTGCACCAGATGCGGTCAGGTGGACCGGAATCGGCTGGCTCCCGACGACGACATGGACCGGGTCATCGAACTCCAGCGCCCGCAGTAG
- a CDS encoding DNA-3-methyladenine glycosylase I has translation MMCHYYDTEWGMPVREERGLFERLSLEGFQAGLSWSTILAKRENFRAAFAGFDPEAVAGFTEADVHRLLADAGIIRHRGKITATIGNAQATLALREHGGLSALIWSYKPEQTPTPETLTEVPTRSAESEALSKRLKAEGFRFVGPTTAFALMEAIGMVDTHLVGSHRRGSSGVAFSNQPG, from the coding sequence ATGATGTGCCACTACTACGACACCGAGTGGGGCATGCCGGTCCGCGAGGAGCGCGGCCTCTTCGAGCGGCTGAGCCTGGAGGGGTTCCAGGCCGGGCTCTCCTGGTCCACGATCCTGGCCAAGCGGGAGAATTTCCGAGCCGCCTTCGCGGGATTCGATCCCGAGGCGGTCGCTGGGTTCACCGAGGCCGATGTCCACCGGCTGCTCGCCGATGCCGGGATCATCCGGCATCGCGGGAAGATCACCGCGACCATCGGCAATGCTCAGGCCACCCTGGCGCTGCGGGAGCATGGCGGGCTGTCGGCGCTGATCTGGTCCTATAAGCCCGAACAGACCCCCACGCCCGAGACCCTGACCGAGGTGCCGACCCGTTCCGCTGAGTCTGAGGCACTCTCGAAGCGACTCAAGGCTGAAGGCTTCCGGTTCGTGGGACCCACCACCGCGTTCGCGCTGATGGAGGCGATCGGGATGGTGGACACCCACCTGGTGGGCTCTCATCGGCGGGGCAGCTCCGGGGTGGCCTTCAGCAACCAGCCCGGCTGA